In Alkalihalobacillus sp. TS-13, the following are encoded in one genomic region:
- a CDS encoding ABC transporter permease subunit: protein MSLGVYFKRLKSIIIGIIFIGFLPSLLYGFDQTINLQSYTFNGKTYDLFPGIFDKYTYSMTIFFGALILGWVFAILFTFCTTLLPHFLKRMVYGLLTLFESIPDLFIVLSLQLLIVYIYQKTGWLISNVTVVYDDKIYLLPILVLSVLPTIQLFKITFLLLEEEKNKAYVKVAKSMGLGDYYILFRHVFRNVLFNLFLYFKTIFVFMLSNLFIMEYVFNIHGLMRIMLSTNIFVFIISTIMITIPFLLLFEAAQALLDRATGDRGEGHV, encoded by the coding sequence GTGTCATTGGGTGTTTATTTTAAACGATTGAAATCTATTATAATCGGAATCATTTTCATCGGTTTTTTACCGAGTCTTCTTTATGGATTCGACCAGACGATCAATCTCCAATCCTACACATTCAATGGAAAAACATATGATCTATTTCCTGGTATTTTTGACAAGTACACTTATTCGATGACGATTTTTTTCGGAGCATTGATACTCGGTTGGGTTTTTGCCATTTTGTTTACATTTTGCACTACTTTATTGCCGCATTTTCTAAAGAGGATGGTCTACGGGCTACTAACGCTGTTCGAATCAATTCCAGATTTGTTCATTGTACTATCCTTGCAACTGTTGATCGTTTATATCTACCAGAAAACAGGCTGGCTCATCAGTAATGTGACGGTGGTCTATGATGATAAAATTTATTTGCTGCCGATTTTGGTCCTATCTGTTCTGCCTACCATCCAGTTATTCAAAATCACGTTCCTTTTACTTGAGGAAGAGAAGAATAAAGCCTACGTCAAAGTGGCAAAATCAATGGGGCTTGGTGATTATTACATACTGTTCCGCCATGTGTTCAGAAACGTTTTATTCAATCTGTTCCTCTATTTCAAAACGATTTTCGTCTTCATGCTATCGAATCTTTTTATCATGGAATACGTGTTCAACATCCACGGATTGATGAGAATCATGCTTAGCACGAATATTTTTGTATTTATTATAAGTACGATCATGATCACAATTCCTTTCTTATTATTGTTCGAAGCAGCTCAAGCGTTGCTTGATAGAGCCACTGGTGATCGAGGGGAGGGACACGTATGA
- a CDS encoding DedA family protein — protein sequence MESWYTEFIENYGYFGIFLIMALENLFPPIPSEVVLPFSGFVTTATDLHIIGVILASTAGSVFGAIVLYGLGLLLDVENLEKMIDRWGHILRVKKKDVRRADDWFDRYGKWTVFFGRMMPFLRSVISIPAGMSNMPFLFFIVLTTLGTVIWNILLVSIGAALGENWTGIIEYVKLYSKTIYIILGIGAILFIAWYVQHKRKKLNSR from the coding sequence ATGGAGAGTTGGTATACAGAGTTCATTGAGAACTATGGGTATTTTGGCATCTTCCTTATAATGGCTTTGGAAAATCTTTTTCCCCCGATTCCTTCCGAGGTGGTGCTGCCGTTCAGTGGGTTCGTCACGACTGCCACAGACCTGCACATCATCGGTGTCATCTTAGCTTCGACAGCTGGTTCGGTATTTGGGGCTATAGTGCTTTATGGTCTCGGATTGCTTTTGGATGTTGAAAACTTAGAAAAAATGATTGATCGTTGGGGACACATTCTCCGAGTGAAAAAGAAGGATGTAAGACGTGCAGATGACTGGTTCGATCGCTATGGAAAATGGACGGTTTTCTTTGGAAGGATGATGCCATTTTTACGAAGTGTCATTTCTATCCCTGCGGGCATGTCGAACATGCCATTTCTCTTCTTCATCGTTCTCACCACACTTGGAACGGTCATCTGGAATATCCTACTTGTAAGCATTGGGGCTGCACTCGGTGAAAATTGGACAGGTATCATCGAATATGTGAAGCTCTATTCGAAAACGATTTACATCATACTTGGCATTGGGGCGATTTTGTTTATTGCCTGGTATGTGCAACATAAAAGGAAAAAATTAAATTCTCGTTAA
- a CDS encoding alpha-amylase family glycosyl hydrolase — MKIRRSKTFLLFMVFLLTMQIFSGVQPSNADAEERKVRLAGNFGEEGDGTYWNPASDELKMTDAENGKYYLKKTLSPGTYEYKIAINGSWDENYGADGVAGGQNMSFTLEEEKEVLFVYNDETHVTTTMTEDRLPRLAGSLQSAISAGDEWSPGTSTAILEDENYDNIYEFTANVSEGNYEFKVVIGNEWGEEYPGENFKLHVIHDQEVTFYYNHETKEVTTSNQASGPDGGVKADKLYHDTWDELYRKPFGAIETGKEVKLRFEAEKGDLTGANLLLKNQTSGNSKMIKMEKVGWTEVEGKGEREYWEATFIPEEKGVYGYKFIALDGKTAKEYGEDTRQGHTGRAGDNVLDFFQLTVYDPGYKTPDWMKEAVVYQIFPDRFYNGNPKNDDAKEHARGDEPIEHQDWEELPDNPRLESNSDYEGDGIWSNDFFGGDIKGIHEKLDYIQSLGVNTIYLNPVAYAASNHKYDATDFKAVDPMFGSPKEFKKFTHELKKRDMHLILDGVFNHVGDDSIYFDRYGKYETVGAYEYWARIYDYMNNDGLSKEDAKAKAEEEFLAEGQVFSKYGFHNWFNIENNKVEEGTPNERYDYQAWWGFDSLPEIASVPGDTVPYDSELNNEQFADYIMYDKDSVSKSWLKRGGSGWRLDVANEVDPEFWREFRTEMKETKTKTKDDPLILGEIWDDASKYFLGDLYDSVMNYRFRGAMLDYLRNGNASGAAGKLNAIQEDYPEEAFYNLMNLMGSHDTARAVFLLGNGSENAERAELDANYDHELGVKRLKLAAIFQFGYPGAPTVYYGDETGLTGSKDPDDRRTYPWGGENEELIKHYQKLGEIREQHQGLFAQGDLQNLHTEGDVFVYGRSLDKKAGLVAINRGNEEKTVEVDVKNFALNGVDFKDQLSEKNVVKVEDGKVTLTIPAMSGQMLVSKNAKVKPPVSVDGLKAEEGVGEVILSWSGKAEQYNVYMTNIEGALYKKVETATDTSVKIEGLDNGRKYFFAVTAVDQHGNESVKTATKEVIPHIPLIEGSYTINGVTELETSVLDLAEPKTVEASIAVGDFSADDLVEGLQAQLQVRSPGSEEWEMIEARYTGQEDGSNSFSAEFLPLEVGDYQYRYAFTTDIGRNWIYSEEQSVAITKSEDETPPVESVNLEQPTQESGQVNLNWSLEHPDDPYMIAIVRDGVVIDKIWDPEAVSYQDLSVENGKEYSYVVRVYDQYGNFKESNAVAVTPDIVMVEVTFKVNAPGYTPLDTKITMPNSLNGWNTSAWEMSRNGAVTPDWEYTVDMQVGEVLTYKYVKGNSWDQEGLADHTPDDPTDDDISYYGYGAPGTDLKVIVENQGNNKMVVRDTILRWIDQPIVITSHAGGQTVTDNRVTLSGNAIKEGVLTINGEAVTVNEDMSWSHDVDLSEGENVFDIHIEPTAENKSEIFNNDTGAIDKNTKDITFTLVKE; from the coding sequence GTGAAAATACGACGTTCAAAGACATTTTTGTTGTTCATGGTGTTTCTTTTGACCATGCAGATATTTTCAGGGGTACAGCCTTCTAACGCTGATGCCGAAGAACGGAAAGTGCGGTTAGCAGGAAACTTTGGGGAAGAAGGGGATGGTACATATTGGAACCCAGCATCTGACGAGTTGAAGATGACGGATGCAGAAAACGGGAAGTATTATTTGAAAAAGACGTTATCCCCAGGCACCTATGAATATAAGATTGCCATCAACGGAAGCTGGGATGAAAATTACGGTGCGGATGGCGTAGCGGGCGGTCAAAATATGTCCTTTACACTAGAAGAAGAAAAAGAAGTCCTCTTTGTTTACAATGACGAGACGCATGTGACGACCACCATGACCGAGGATCGATTACCACGTCTGGCAGGATCACTTCAGTCAGCAATCAGTGCTGGTGATGAATGGTCACCGGGAACTTCAACAGCGATATTAGAGGATGAAAACTACGATAACATATACGAATTCACAGCCAACGTTTCAGAAGGAAACTATGAGTTCAAGGTCGTGATCGGAAATGAGTGGGGAGAAGAATACCCCGGCGAAAACTTCAAGTTGCACGTAATACATGATCAAGAGGTGACGTTCTATTATAACCACGAGACGAAGGAAGTGACGACGAGCAACCAAGCTTCCGGTCCGGATGGAGGCGTTAAGGCAGACAAGCTCTATCACGATACGTGGGATGAGCTTTACCGGAAACCATTCGGTGCGATTGAAACCGGAAAAGAAGTGAAACTGCGTTTTGAAGCTGAAAAAGGTGACCTGACAGGGGCCAATCTTCTTTTAAAAAATCAGACATCTGGAAATTCGAAGATGATCAAGATGGAGAAGGTTGGCTGGACAGAAGTTGAGGGAAAAGGGGAGCGAGAATACTGGGAAGCGACGTTCATTCCTGAGGAAAAAGGCGTTTACGGGTATAAATTCATTGCATTAGATGGAAAAACCGCAAAAGAATACGGAGAAGATACACGTCAGGGTCACACGGGTCGTGCTGGTGATAACGTACTCGATTTCTTCCAGCTGACTGTCTATGACCCAGGGTATAAAACACCTGACTGGATGAAGGAAGCGGTCGTCTATCAAATTTTCCCTGACCGTTTTTATAACGGTAATCCAAAAAACGACGATGCAAAGGAACATGCACGTGGCGATGAGCCGATCGAGCATCAGGATTGGGAAGAGCTTCCGGATAATCCGAGGCTTGAAAGTAATTCAGATTATGAGGGAGATGGAATCTGGAGCAACGATTTCTTTGGAGGAGACATCAAAGGGATTCATGAGAAGCTAGATTACATCCAATCTCTTGGTGTAAATACAATCTATCTCAATCCGGTGGCCTATGCGGCTTCAAATCATAAATATGATGCGACGGATTTTAAAGCGGTCGATCCGATGTTCGGCTCACCAAAGGAGTTCAAGAAGTTTACGCATGAATTGAAGAAACGAGATATGCACCTTATTCTAGATGGCGTGTTCAACCATGTAGGAGATGACTCGATTTATTTTGATCGTTATGGAAAATATGAGACGGTCGGCGCTTATGAGTATTGGGCACGAATCTATGATTATATGAATAACGATGGTTTGTCGAAGGAAGATGCAAAGGCCAAAGCTGAGGAAGAATTTCTTGCTGAAGGACAGGTTTTCAGTAAGTACGGGTTCCATAATTGGTTCAATATCGAGAATAATAAAGTGGAAGAAGGGACCCCGAATGAACGCTATGACTACCAGGCCTGGTGGGGATTTGATAGTCTGCCAGAAATTGCATCAGTCCCTGGAGATACTGTACCTTATGATTCTGAACTGAATAATGAACAGTTTGCGGATTATATCATGTACGATAAGGACTCCGTTTCAAAATCCTGGTTGAAGCGAGGCGGGTCCGGTTGGCGTTTGGATGTTGCCAATGAAGTAGATCCAGAGTTTTGGAGAGAGTTCCGTACGGAGATGAAAGAAACGAAAACAAAAACAAAGGATGATCCGTTGATTCTCGGTGAAATCTGGGATGATGCGTCCAAGTACTTCCTCGGTGATCTCTACGATTCAGTGATGAACTACAGATTCCGTGGTGCGATGCTTGATTATTTACGGAACGGGAACGCTAGTGGAGCAGCCGGAAAGCTGAACGCCATCCAGGAAGACTATCCTGAAGAGGCATTTTACAACTTGATGAACTTGATGGGATCACACGACACAGCTCGAGCAGTCTTTTTGCTCGGAAATGGATCTGAAAATGCGGAACGGGCGGAACTTGACGCAAATTATGACCATGAACTGGGTGTTAAAAGATTAAAGCTAGCGGCAATCTTCCAGTTCGGATACCCTGGTGCGCCGACGGTCTATTACGGTGATGAAACAGGACTGACTGGCTCCAAGGATCCGGATGACAGGCGGACATACCCATGGGGCGGAGAGAATGAGGAGCTGATTAAGCATTATCAGAAACTCGGTGAAATCCGCGAGCAGCATCAGGGTCTTTTTGCGCAGGGTGATCTGCAGAACCTTCACACCGAAGGAGATGTATTTGTCTATGGCCGGAGTCTTGATAAAAAGGCTGGGCTTGTGGCGATCAACCGCGGAAATGAAGAGAAGACAGTCGAAGTGGATGTGAAAAACTTCGCTCTTAATGGGGTTGATTTTAAAGATCAGCTTTCGGAAAAGAATGTAGTAAAAGTGGAAGATGGAAAAGTGACATTGACGATTCCAGCCATGAGCGGTCAAATGCTTGTATCTAAAAATGCGAAAGTTAAACCACCTGTGTCAGTAGATGGTTTGAAAGCTGAAGAGGGTGTAGGAGAGGTCATCCTTTCCTGGTCTGGAAAAGCAGAACAATACAATGTATATATGACGAATATTGAAGGGGCTCTTTATAAGAAGGTTGAAACCGCAACAGATACTTCGGTTAAAATCGAAGGACTTGATAACGGGAGGAAGTATTTTTTTGCCGTAACGGCTGTGGATCAACATGGGAATGAATCGGTTAAAACTGCGACCAAAGAGGTGATTCCGCATATTCCGTTGATTGAAGGTTCTTATACAATCAATGGTGTAACGGAGCTTGAAACTTCCGTTCTTGATTTGGCTGAACCGAAAACGGTTGAAGCGAGCATAGCAGTTGGTGATTTTTCAGCTGATGATCTCGTTGAAGGACTGCAAGCTCAATTGCAAGTTCGCTCCCCTGGTTCTGAAGAATGGGAAATGATCGAGGCTCGTTATACTGGTCAAGAAGATGGGTCGAATAGCTTTTCAGCAGAGTTTTTACCTTTAGAAGTCGGTGACTATCAATACCGTTATGCCTTTACGACGGACATTGGACGAAATTGGATTTATTCTGAGGAACAATCGGTAGCGATCACGAAATCTGAAGACGAAACGCCGCCAGTTGAGTCGGTCAATTTAGAGCAACCGACACAGGAATCTGGTCAGGTCAATTTGAACTGGAGTTTGGAACATCCTGATGATCCTTACATGATCGCGATTGTCCGAGATGGTGTTGTGATTGATAAAATTTGGGATCCAGAAGCGGTCAGTTATCAAGACCTGAGTGTCGAAAATGGCAAGGAGTATTCCTATGTCGTTCGCGTCTATGATCAGTACGGAAATTTTAAGGAATCCAACGCTGTAGCAGTAACTCCAGATATCGTCATGGTAGAAGTGACGTTCAAGGTGAACGCACCGGGTTATACACCGCTTGATACGAAAATAACGATGCCAAACAGCTTGAACGGCTGGAATACAAGCGCGTGGGAAATGAGCCGTAATGGTGCGGTGACACCGGATTGGGAATATACAGTTGACATGCAGGTCGGTGAAGTATTGACGTATAAATACGTGAAGGGAAATTCATGGGACCAAGAAGGACTCGCTGACCACACCCCAGATGACCCGACTGACGATGATATCAGTTATTATGGCTATGGTGCACCAGGAACGGACCTGAAAGTCATAGTTGAAAATCAGGGCAATAATAAAATGGTTGTGAGAGACACGATTCTCCGGTGGATCGATCAACCTATCGTCATTACTTCACATGCAGGTGGACAAACAGTAACAGATAATCGTGTCACTTTAAGCGGGAACGCAATCAAAGAAGGTGTACTTACCATCAATGGTGAAGCGGTAACAGTTAATGAAGATATGAGTTGGAGCCACGATGTCGATCTTTCTGAAGGGGAGAATGTATTTGACATCCACATCGAACCGACAGCAGAAAACAAATCTGAAATCTTCAACAACGATACAGGAGCAATTGACAAAAACACCAAAGACATCACCTTCACACTGGTGAAAGAATAA
- a CDS encoding M28 family metallopeptidase → MPIEVFGSRLFGPAKLQIGEKVLEHRVDFTEWNRYSSGGRIDGDLIVIKDGELVDEGSIKDKVVLISKRPNGFDLKGTVQAAIDYDIKALLIEHGNPKWFVKMINGPKNPKVPVIKVRKSLIDSLVKMTGNKVKIDLPLKNEAIPCNNVIGFLSGSNPDKTLVLSTHYDHQGADPGGHRFQGAIDNISGVVTLLETAKKLISTEKQYPFNIVIVFFSGEESGLQGAKQFIESFKENMIGAINLDCIGQEPEVQMVRIGYTEPIHWLPLLAKKVFDRKGIEIKWKDYGGEDSVAFRNAGVPALGLGQKPLMKSVSIHTPDDTVEALNFEALSQWVHITEEMVYEIAKQKLY, encoded by the coding sequence ATGCCGATCGAGGTGTTCGGTTCTCGCTTGTTTGGCCCGGCAAAATTGCAAATCGGAGAGAAAGTATTGGAGCATAGGGTCGATTTTACAGAATGGAACCGGTATTCCTCTGGAGGTCGGATAGATGGTGATCTAATCGTGATAAAAGATGGAGAGCTGGTCGACGAAGGTTCAATTAAAGATAAGGTTGTTTTGATCAGTAAAAGGCCAAATGGATTTGATTTGAAAGGTACCGTTCAAGCAGCGATCGATTATGACATTAAAGCGCTACTTATTGAACATGGAAACCCAAAATGGTTCGTAAAAATGATCAACGGACCAAAAAATCCCAAGGTTCCAGTTATTAAAGTCAGAAAAAGCTTGATTGATAGCCTTGTTAAAATGACTGGCAACAAAGTGAAGATAGATTTACCTCTCAAAAATGAAGCCATTCCTTGCAACAATGTAATCGGATTTCTTTCGGGAAGTAATCCGGACAAAACGCTTGTATTATCCACTCATTACGATCATCAAGGTGCCGATCCGGGTGGTCATCGATTTCAAGGGGCGATTGACAATATCTCTGGTGTTGTCACCTTGCTTGAAACCGCAAAGAAACTCATCAGTACAGAAAAACAATATCCATTCAATATCGTTATTGTTTTTTTCTCTGGTGAGGAATCTGGCTTACAAGGTGCAAAACAATTCATTGAGTCTTTTAAAGAAAATATGATCGGAGCCATCAATCTCGATTGCATTGGCCAGGAACCAGAAGTCCAAATGGTACGGATCGGATATACAGAACCGATCCATTGGCTTCCTCTACTTGCGAAAAAGGTCTTCGATCGAAAGGGGATTGAAATCAAATGGAAGGATTACGGCGGGGAAGATTCTGTGGCTTTCAGAAATGCTGGTGTACCCGCATTGGGCTTAGGGCAGAAGCCGTTGATGAAATCGGTCAGTATTCATACACCAGATGATACGGTTGAAGCGCTGAATTTCGAAGCACTGTCTCAATGGGTTCATATAACAGAAGAAATGGTTTATGAAATCGCAAAACAAAAACTTTATTAA